In the Anaerolineae bacterium genome, CCTCTCCACCTCTTCATCGCTTGCCTGAGGACAGCCGTAGCGAATATTGTCCCGCACGCTACCAGAAAAGAGAATAGTCTCCTGCGGTACGATGGCTATCTGCTTTAAGAGAGAATCCTGTTGTAAATCCCGCACGTCAAAACCGCCGATCAGCACCTGGCCTTCCTTCACATCGTAAAAACGCGGAATCAGGTTAAGCAGGGTTGTCTTGCCCGATCCTGTAGCGCCAAGGATCGCCACAGTTTGACCAGCTTCGATATCGAGATTGATGCCATCCAGCACCATCCCATCATTCGAGCCATTGTATCGAAAACTCACGTTGCGAAACGAGATTTGTGGCGGAGCGTCGAGTGGAAAAGGAGATGCCTGCGGAGCGTCCTGGACTTCGGGTTGCTGATCCAAAATCTCGTTTACTCTTTCCGCCGAAGCAATGGCTGCCGCCCATACGTTTGCCAGATTGACCATGATCAACAGAGGCCCCATGGCCGTTTGAAGGTAGTTAATGAACGCAACTAACTGTCCAGGAGTAACCTGCCCACTCACCGTCTGGATACCGCCGCCCCAAATGACCACCACAATCGCCACATTAAGGCAGGCGCTCAGCGAAGGCCCCATGCTTGACAGGAACTGCATCACCCGAATGTTGCGCTCTGTATAATCTTGATTGGTCATTTCAAACCGCCGCGACTCATGCCCGGCGCGCACAAAAGCCTTGACCACCCGCACCCCGGCGATATTTTCCTGGAGAACCGTATTCAAACGATCCAGCTTCTGCTGGAGGGTTAAGAACAGAGGTCCCATGCGGCTGGCGAAGAACAGGATCAGCAAAAATGCCACCAGCATCAGGGGTAAGATGGTGATCGCAAGCGATCGTGAAGTCCGATACATTAAAATAACGCTGCCGAGCATGATGAGCGGCGCACGAGTGCCAATGCGCAGCGTGATCTGCACCAGGCGTTGCACCACCGAGGTATCGCTGGCAAGGCGCACCATCCATTGTCCGGTTTGCAAGCGATCAAGGTTGCCAAAGGAAAAGGATTGCATTTTGACAAACAGGGCTGCGCGCAAATCGCGGGCGACTGCCTCTCCAACCTGTACCGAAGTATTGTTGTTTCCGATGGCAAAGAGGGTATCCAGAGCCGAAATCGCCAACATCAACAAGAAGGTATGCGTTACCTCCGAGAGATTGGCGGCTAAAATGCCCTGATCGATAATCCGCTGAACCAGGCGCGGGATGGTTAAATCGAGCAAAACCACAACCACCAGTAAAAATAAAGAGAGAAGACTCTTTTTCCAATAAGGTTTCAAGAAAGGGAGCAGTTTCGCCAGGTGTTTCATCTCAGAGTAGCTTCTTCAACCTTTCAAAAGCCTGGAGTATGGTTTCTAACTCATCGGAATCAAGCGGCGCAAAAAGCTCCAGCATCCAGCCGCGCGTTTTCAGGCAAATGGCATCTAAAAGGGCATTCCCGGCCTCGGTCAATTCCAGCAGAATCTGGCGTCGATCGTGAGCATTGACCGTTCGCTGAACCAACCCTCGCCTGACCAGTGTATCCACAATCTGGCTGACTGCCGGACGGCTGATGCGCTTCTTTTTTGCCAGTTCACTCACCGAAGTGCCTCCCTGGCGGATATGGCGCAGGATGTGAAACTGTTCGACAGTCACATCGAACTCTTCGGAAGCAATGGCGTGCAGGTGAGCATGAACCTCGCGCCATAAGGGTGGCACCGTTTCCCAAAAGACATCCACCAGTTTTTGCCGGGCGGAGTTGATTTCACTTGAGGTCATCTTGTTTCCTCTTTCATCCCTCAGAATGTTTCCGGTCAATGTTCAAGAAGTTGCTTCCCGCCAGTTTGAAGCAGGCCAGGGCTGAATATTCGTCATAGAGCAAAATGATTAAGTAGCCTAATCGTTAAGTGATGAAACAATTATATCAAAAAATCATTGCTTTCCTTCTAACCGGATGCCTCAAGAGGATTTTTCCGTCAGGATCAGCGAAAATGGATCAATTTCACCCAACCGGCAAGGGAAATCTGCCTCGTCCGAAACCCTGGCTTCAATTCGAGAGAAGAAAACAGGCACCACCTGGTTTAAGTTTAAGCAATCAACCTTGCTTTGATGAGATCATCGGGGTGTCGCTACGTTAACTTTGCGGTTGAGGGGAAGTCACTTCACAATTCGGACAGTTGCAGGGAACAATTGGCTGGAAAGGCGTTGCAGGTGCAGTCTGGGTCAACTGGCGCATGGCGTCGATCACGCGATAGATTTCTGGTTGCGTGACGCGATAATAAATGTTCAATCCATCCCGACGCACTTCGACCACACCGGCCGAGCGCAGGACCATCAACTGCTGCGAGATATAAGCCTGACGCAAGCCAAACACCGCTTCCATGTGGCAGACACATTGTTCCCCATCCCGCAACAGGTCCAGAATTGCCAGGCGCAACGGGTGCATCAACACCTTATAGTAGCGGGTTTCCTCTTCATAAGAGTCGAAATTAATGTCATTCATCGGTTTGAATATATTGTATCCCGGCTCTGCCTTGCGTCAAGAGGAAGCTCGAACATCAGCAAAAAACAGCTTCCACCAGGCAGAGACAAATTTCAGCTCCTTATCGACCAAAAACTGTTTCAGAAAACGAACTTATTGAACATGCCTGACCCTACATAGAACAGACGAATTGCTCTTTGGTTGATCTCTGCCAGGAGTTCAACCTCCATGCTCATTTCTCGATCTCCCGAATCAAATCAAGCTGCGAAATAATCCTCCCTATGCGTTTGAGCCCGTTAATCAAACGCAGGTTGAACAGGACTTGCGAGAGGTAGCCCTTGTTTCCGAACAACCGACCAAACGGGCGCTGACTGGTCAGGCCGGGACGGGCTGACGACCAGCGACATTGCCTTGCACTTTCGCCAAGCTGAACATTTCACCCGTATCGCCGACCACCGGGTGCAGCTTGAAGTCGAAGAACCAGCTCATCGCACGCTTGCCCTGCGCAGCGAAGGCGGCAAATACCTCGTGCTGGTGGCTGAGTCGGTTGCCGCACACGGCCAGGGTAGTGGAGTCAATGAATGAGATACCGCTGCTCTTTGCCAGATGAGAGAGGTGATGACGGTACGCTTCAGCGCCGCAACTGAGGTGCCGCTAGTTCTACTGCACTAGAGGCAGGAACGACGAATAAAACGGATCGATATAGTTGATGCGAATTCCACAAATCTGCAGAGCGCTCGATGTATTGCCTGCCCAGTCATAGTTCAGGGAGTAAATATTGGCGCTATTGTCGATTGTATGGGTAATCTCAGAGCTGCTGGCGCTACCTGCACCAGTACTACCTGTTGACGTCACCGAGACAATGTCCTCAGATGATACTCCAGGCTGATAAGCCGTCAGCCAGACAGTTAGATTGGCGGTCGTCGATGTATCTATATAGAAGATTTCCATCGATTTCACAATCGAGCCATCGGGTAGAATGACAGGAAACTGCAGACGAATATCGCCACCTGAATTGGTGACAACCATGCAGCCGTAACCGCCATAGACGAACTGCGTTCCCGACGATCGTGGTTGTAAATGAGATCCCAGAATCGCCCAATGGCTCAGTCCGATCTGACTCGTCGCAGTGGCCTGAGTTACAGGTGCGACTTGCACCTCCGAAGCCTCCCAACCCTCACCATTGCCTTGATCAATGGGCGCGTTCGCATCGGTGGATTGCGTGGAACTTCCGGTGGATACACTGGCAGTTGGCTGAACTGGCCCTTCACCGGTTTCCGTAGACGTATTCTGAGCGCTTACAAATCCACCCGATGTGACCAGAAGCAACAGGACTGCCAGCATCAGTGCGAGCGGAACCAGAGATTTGATGAGAAATGATTGTTTGAACATGATACTCTCCTTGTCTAGTCAACAACACTTAAATAAGAGAGATTACATCATATTTATCTGATATAGTCAAGTCAATCTGTTTTATACCCGACCCATCCGCTCCAAAGGCTGGGCATCTTCTCGACCGGCTTCGCGATCCTATTCATTTCATGCAGTCTTCTTACACCATAAAAACCTGTATCAGGCGCTATATTCTTCTATCACAACAAATGCACCCCCTCGATTTGAATACCCCCGAAATCCAGGCTCCTGCTTGTCCACCTCACTGCATGACGGCTGGTGCATCATCCACACGCAGAGCGGGTTGGCTGGTTGCACAGGTTAGTCAGCGTTATATTCCTGAAGTGGCCTGTTCTTTGTCAACCATAACAGTCCGATGATTGCCGCGATGAGCACTACCGTTCTTATCAAACTTGCTTCCATGCCGAATTCACCACCGCTTAGCCAATGAGCACCCAGGGTCTTTGATACAAACAGGGTTGTGCCATCCAACTCCATACTGCTTACCGAAATGCCAGAGTTCGGCAAGCCGGCAATGAAAAATTGCGCGAAATTCCAACCGGCATGCCAGCCAATCGGTACCCAAAGCGAGCGTAGCCACACGAGACTCAATGCATACGTCGTAGCCGAGAGCATTATGTTGATCACTCCCAAAGGTTCAGCATTTGGGTTGAGTAGATGCATCCCACCAAACAAAAGCGAAGTGACAATAATTGCAGGCACCACACCCCAACCACGTTTGACATTTTGAAACCAGTAGCCGCGGTTCAGAGCTTCCTCAACAACGGGGCCAAGAATGGAGGAGGCAAACAACCATCCCACAGCCATCAGAACCGTTCTGGGTGGTACACTTGCCAACCCCCAGCCAGGCTCGACCGCGCCAATGATGATCATGCCGCCAAAGACCAGTAATACTTCTACCAGACCAGCAACAAGACCTCCCGCCAGGAACCTCCACTGCCTTCGCGAGAAAATCCACCACATATCCTTGAGCCGTTTGCGTTCAAGCCAGCGCCACGCCAGCAACACGAGCAAGAGATTAACACTAAACAAGATGATCAAGCCGATAATTTTTCCATCTGGAGAGATGGTGTTGAGCGTTTTTCCATGAAAGTCAATATCCAGCCAATGGAGGGTGTCTACCAGGAGCGCCAGGACGAGCCAACCGACAATATTGCCCACAAGGCCCATCATCAGGATGATCTGCAGAATCAGGACTCGCACAATCGGCCATACCCGGTCGGATAAAAATGTTTTTCCTGATGCCATTTTGTGTACTCCTCAAACGAAATGTGTCATTTTCAGACATCGATCACATTTAAGCAGGCTAACGCTCGATTTCAGCCGGGCCGCGAAGCGCAGCGTAGAAACGTCGGCTGCAACATTTATCCAACGATGTGGGTTACCTGCGGGTGAGTGGGACAAGAGCACACCATTTTACTGGAACCAGCTTGAAGCCGCGTAAACTGCTTGAAAACGCGCAGACTCCCACCCGTCGGGTACACGCTGTGTTGGGCGGCTTTGAGCCGTTGAGTTTTTAAGGCTTTACTTCTCATTTTGATGGTGGCGTTGGGGCAGACATGTTAGTGTCGATCTGATTCTGTGATTGGTATAGCTGAAACCCTTTTTCTGTTTGTGAACCTGAGTAAACCAAAATTATTTCACCATTTACTCGAATCGTCATTGAATCGATCCGCCATGCACTACCTTTT is a window encoding:
- a CDS encoding putative metal-dependent membrane protease; the protein is MASGKTFLSDRVWPIVRVLILQIILMMGLVGNIVGWLVLALLVDTLHWLDIDFHGKTLNTISPDGKIIGLIILFSVNLLLVLLAWRWLERKRLKDMWWIFSRRQWRFLAGGLVAGLVEVLLVFGGMIIIGAVEPGWGLASVPPRTVLMAVGWLFASSILGPVVEEALNRGYWFQNVKRGWGVVPAIIVTSLLFGGMHLLNPNAEPLGVINIMLSATTYALSLVWLRSLWVPIGWHAGWNFAQFFIAGLPNSGISVSSMELDGTTLFVSKTLGAHWLSGGEFGMEASLIRTVVLIAAIIGLLWLTKNRPLQEYNAD
- a CDS encoding Transcriptional regulator, ArsR family, whose amino-acid sequence is MNDINFDSYEEETRYYKVLMHPLRLAILDLLRDGEQCVCHMEAVFGLRQAYISQQLMVLRSAGVVEVRRDGLNIYYRVTQPEIYRVIDAMRQLTQTAPATPFQPIVPCNCPNCEVTSPQPQS
- a CDS encoding Transcriptional regulator, MarR family; the encoded protein is MTSSEINSARQKLVDVFWETVPPLWREVHAHLHAIASEEFDVTVEQFHILRHIRQGGTSVSELAKKKRISRPAVSQIVDTLVRRGLVQRTVNAHDRRQILLELTEAGNALLDAICLKTRGWMLELFAPLDSDELETILQAFERLKKLL
- a CDS encoding Lipid A export ATP-binding/permease protein MsbA; the protein is MKHLAKLLPFLKPYWKKSLLSLFLLVVVVLLDLTIPRLVQRIIDQGILAANLSEVTHTFLLMLAISALDTLFAIGNNNTSVQVGEAVARDLRAALFVKMQSFSFGNLDRLQTGQWMVRLASDTSVVQRLVQITLRIGTRAPLIMLGSVILMYRTSRSLAITILPLMLVAFLLILFFASRMGPLFLTLQQKLDRLNTVLQENIAGVRVVKAFVRAGHESRRFEMTNQDYTERNIRVMQFLSSMGPSLSACLNVAIVVVIWGGGIQTVSGQVTPGQLVAFINYLQTAMGPLLIMVNLANVWAAAIASAERVNEILDQQPEVQDAPQASPFPLDAPPQISFRNVSFRYNGSNDGMVLDGINLDIEAGQTVAILGATGSGKTTLLNLIPRFYDVKEGQVLIGGFDVRDLQQDSLLKQIAIVPQETILFSGSVRDNIRYGCPQASDEEVERAAKIAQAHDFILELPQGYDTHIEERGVNLSGGQKQRIAIARALLTRPSILLLDDSTSSVDVETEARIQSGLREWLEGRTCVMVAQRISTVLGADKIVVLDQGRIVAEGSHKELLLNNRLYQEIYTSQLGDAQEVEIQHV